One Aegilops tauschii subsp. strangulata cultivar AL8/78 chromosome 7, Aet v6.0, whole genome shotgun sequence genomic window carries:
- the LOC109782493 gene encoding uncharacterized protein isoform X2: MRSRGFLCVASRRPDQPRPYSVQRALEGLRPCLVRPRRAGARSNRAPADFPCPRTPPSTKAYAGQPPASLPMDLLDAPELPAPEIKIVAVFPTAGKSCLLPRLTCSGTTHLVFLIQKD, translated from the exons ATGAGATCCCGCGGCTTCTTATGCGTCGCGTCGCGTCGCCCAGACCAGCCGCGGCCCTACTCCGTCCAGCGCGCCCTCGAGGGCCTCCGCCCCTGCCTCGTCCGCCCTCGCCGCGCCGGCGCCCGCTCGAATCGAGCACCCGCCGACTTTCCTTGCCCGCGAACACCTCCCTCTACAAAAGCATATGCCGGGCAACCCCCAGCGAGTTTGCCCATGGACCTCTTGGATGCCCCGGAG CTTCCCGCGCCGGAGATCAAGATCGTCGCCGTCTTCCCCACCGCCGGCAAAAGTTGCCTGCTACCGCGTCTCACGTGCTCAG GTACAACCCATCTAGTTTTCCTTATACAAAAGGATTAG
- the LOC141027764 gene encoding G-type lectin S-receptor-like serine/threonine-protein kinase At2g19130, which produces MHLLIDFTLLLFLCTQANSASMDTILAGQALAVNAKLVSKNGRYALGFFNKSSSKPSQDTTNWYLGIWFNTVPKFTSAWVANRDTPIKNTTSPELTISHDGNLVILNRFTKSIIWSTQENITRNSTTAMLLSNGNFILTDSSNSSEVLWQSFDHPTDTLFPGAKLGWDKVTGLNRRLVPWKNLNNPATGVYCYALDPSGLNQFMLTPLNSSIPYWSTGVWNGEYFPSIPEMKVSNPVFNTTFVINDQERYLTVNLVNKSMVTRNVMDISGQRKAFIWLEDSQDWTMIYAQPKLQCDVFAICGSFTICNDNALPHCNCMEGFTITSPMDWELEDRTGGCSRNTPLDCISNKSTTHTTDKFYSVSCVEFPENAPKLEAAASASECAQVCLRDCSCTAYSFNDGRCSIWHNELLNIRALECSGTSSPTGETLYLRVSAKDFHGVKNNRKGIVIGVATGTCVSALVLFALVVLVMIWRNKSKSSSHILDGVQGCNRIIAFRYTGLQQATTKFTDKLGAGSFGSVFKGFLNGSVAIAVKRLDGAYQGEKQFRAEVSSIGAVQHVNLVKLVGFCCEGSKRLLVYEHLSNRSLDVHLFRNNSMILSWTIRYQIALGVARGLAYLHESCRDCIIHCDIKPENILLDDSLIPKVADFGMAKLLGREFSRVLTTTRGTSGYLAPEWISGVAITPKVDVYSYGMMLLEIISGKRNSWAPCTSSGNLDVYFPVHAAQKLLEGDVGSLVDDKLHGDVNLDEVELACKVACWCIQDEELDRPTMERVLQILEGLVKITMPPIPRLLQAIA; this is translated from the coding sequence ATGCATCTCCTCATAGATTTCACCTTGCTCCTCTTCCTGTGCACCCAAGCAAATTCTGCCTCGATGGACACCATCTTGGCCGGCCAAGCACTTGCTGTCAACGCAAAGCTCGTCTCCAAAAATGGCAGGTATGCGCTTGGCTTCTTCAACAAAAGCAGCAGCAAACCCTCCCAAGACACTACCAACTGGTACCTTGGCATATGGTTCAATACAGTACCCAAATTTACTTCTGCGTGGGTTGCAAATAGGGATACACCAATCAAGAACACCACCTCACCGGAGCTCACAATCTCCCACGATGGCAACCTTGTCATCTTAAACCGGTTCACCAAGTCCATAATCTGGAGTACACAAGAAAACATCACAAGAAATAGCACCACTGCTATGCTCTTGAGTAATGGAAATTTCATCCTAACAGACTCTTCAAACTCATCAGAGGTTCTGTGGCAGAGCTTTGATCACCCCACAGATACACTTTTCCCTGGGGCGAAGTTAGGATGGGACAAGGTCACTGGCCTGAATCGCCGCCTTGTTCCTTGGAAGAACTTGAACAATCCAGCTACCGGTGTCTATTGTTATGCGTTAGACCCCAGTGGTCTCAATCAGTTCATGCTTACACCGTTGAACTCCTCCATACCATATTGGTCGACAGGTGTATGGAACGGCGAATATTTTCCCTCAATACCAGAGATGAAAGTCAGCAACCCAGTTTTCAACACAACATTTGTCATCAATGACCAAGAGAGGTATTTGACAGTTAACTTAGTCAATAAATCTATGGTTACTCGTAATGTAATGGACATCTCAGGTCAAAGAAAAGCGTTCATTTGGCTGGAGGACTCACAGGATTGGACAATGATCTATGCCCAACCGAAACTTCAGTGTGATGTCTTTGCAATCTGTGGATCTTTCACAATTTGCAATGATAATGCGCTTCCACATTGCAACTGCATGGAGGGCTTCACCATAACATCCCCAATGGATTGGGAGCTAGAAGATCGAACAGGTGGGTGCTCAAGAAATACTCCGTTAGACTGCATTAGCAACAAAAGCACAACTCATACAACAGACAAGTTCTACTCTGTGTCATGTGTTGAGTTTCCGGAGAATGCCCCAAAACTAGAAGCTGCTGCAAGTGCGAGCGAGTGTGCACAAGTTTGTCTGAGGGATTGCTCTTGCACCGCATATTCCTTCAATGATGGAAGATGTTCTATCTGGCATAATGAATTGCTCAATATACGAGCGCTAGAATGTAGTGGTACTTCAAGTCCAACTGGAGAAACTCTTTACCTTCGCGTTTCTGCTAAAGATTTCCACGGAGTGAAAAACAACAGAAAGGGGATTGTTATTGGAGTTGCAACTGGTACATGTGTTTCTGCTCTAGTTTTATTTGCACTTGTTGTCCTGGTAATGATTTGGAGAAACAAAAGCAAGAGCTCTAGCCATATACTCGATGGTGTTCAAGGTTGCAATAGAATCATTGCATTTAGATACACTGGTTTACAACAAGCCACAACAAAATTCACAGATAAGTTGGGGGCAGGCAGTTTTGGTTCTGTATTCAAGGGTTTTTTAAATGGCTCGGTAGCTATAGCAGTGAAAAGGCTTGACGGTGCTTATCAAGGAGAGAAGCAATTCAGAGCTGAAGTGAGCTCAATTGGAGCTGTCCAACACGTCAATTTAGTTAAGCTTGTCGGTTTTTGTTGTGAGGGTTCCAAGAGGTTGCTTGTTTATGAACACCTATCAAATCGCTCTCTTGATGTCCATCTATTTCGAAACAATTCTATGATATTGAGTTGGACTATTAGATATCAGATAGCCCTGGGGGTTGCTAGAGGTTTAGCCTACTTGCATGAGAGCTGTCGAGACTGCATCATACACTGTGATATTAAGCCAGAAAACATACTTCTTGATGATTCACTAATTCCCAAAGTTGCAGACTTTGGGATGGCAAAGCTATTGGGAAGGGAATTTAGCCGAGTACTGACTACAACGAGAGGAACTTCCGGGTACCTTGCACCTGAATGGATTAGTGGCGTTGCCATCACACCAAAAGTTGATGTGTATAGCTACGGGATGATGTTGCTGGAAATAATATCTGGAAAGAGAAACTCATGGGCACCATGTACTAGCAGTGGCAACCTTGACGTGTATTTCCCTGTGCATGCCGCACAAAAGCTTCTTGAAGGAGATGTCGGGAGTTTGGTAGATGACAAGCTACATGGTGATGTCAATTTGGATGAAGTTGAACTGGCTTGCAAGGTTGCATGTTGGTGCATCCAAGATGAGGAGCTTGATCGGCCAACAATGGAACGGGTGCTTCAGATTCTTGAAGGACTAGTTAAGATTACGATGCCTCCTATACCAAGACTGCTCCAAGCTATAGCTTGA
- the LOC109782493 gene encoding uncharacterized protein isoform X1, producing the protein MRSRGFLCVASRRPDQPRPYSVQRALEGLRPCLVRPRRAGARSNRAPADFPCPRTPPSTKAYAGQPPASLPMDLLDAPEVSFPRRRSRSSPSSPPPAKVACYRVSRAQVAYEATTGCLMTDGNGRLKTAANVFAM; encoded by the exons ATGAGATCCCGCGGCTTCTTATGCGTCGCGTCGCGTCGCCCAGACCAGCCGCGGCCCTACTCCGTCCAGCGCGCCCTCGAGGGCCTCCGCCCCTGCCTCGTCCGCCCTCGCCGCGCCGGCGCCCGCTCGAATCGAGCACCCGCCGACTTTCCTTGCCCGCGAACACCTCCCTCTACAAAAGCATATGCCGGGCAACCCCCAGCGAGTTTGCCCATGGACCTCTTGGATGCCCCGGAGGTGAG CTTCCCGCGCCGGAGATCAAGATCGTCGCCGTCTTCCCCACCGCCGGCAAAAGTTGCCTGCTACCGCGTCTCACGTGCTCAG GTTGCCTATGAGGCTACTACAGGGTGTCTGATGACGGATGGAAATGGAAGACTGAAGACTGCTGCCAATGTCTTTGCGATGTGA
- the LOC109782493 gene encoding uncharacterized protein isoform X3, producing the protein MRSRGFLCVASRRPDQPRPYSVQRALEGLRPCLVRPRRAGARSNRAPADFPCPRTPPSTKAYAGQPPASLPMDLLDAPELPAPEIKIVAVFPTAGKSCLLPRLTCSDYGLGEPV; encoded by the exons ATGAGATCCCGCGGCTTCTTATGCGTCGCGTCGCGTCGCCCAGACCAGCCGCGGCCCTACTCCGTCCAGCGCGCCCTCGAGGGCCTCCGCCCCTGCCTCGTCCGCCCTCGCCGCGCCGGCGCCCGCTCGAATCGAGCACCCGCCGACTTTCCTTGCCCGCGAACACCTCCCTCTACAAAAGCATATGCCGGGCAACCCCCAGCGAGTTTGCCCATGGACCTCTTGGATGCCCCGGAG CTTCCCGCGCCGGAGATCAAGATCGTCGCCGTCTTCCCCACCGCCGGCAAAAGTTGCCTGCTACCGCGTCTCACGTGCTCAG ATTATGGACTTGGTGAACCGGTTTAA
- the LOC109782493 gene encoding uncharacterized protein isoform X6: protein MRSRGFLCVASRRPDQPRPYSVQRALEGLRPCLVRPRRAGARSNRAPADFPCPRTPPSTKAYAGQPPASLPMDLLDAPELPAPEIKIVAVFPTAGKSCLLPRLTCSGCL from the exons ATGAGATCCCGCGGCTTCTTATGCGTCGCGTCGCGTCGCCCAGACCAGCCGCGGCCCTACTCCGTCCAGCGCGCCCTCGAGGGCCTCCGCCCCTGCCTCGTCCGCCCTCGCCGCGCCGGCGCCCGCTCGAATCGAGCACCCGCCGACTTTCCTTGCCCGCGAACACCTCCCTCTACAAAAGCATATGCCGGGCAACCCCCAGCGAGTTTGCCCATGGACCTCTTGGATGCCCCGGAG CTTCCCGCGCCGGAGATCAAGATCGTCGCCGTCTTCCCCACCGCCGGCAAAAGTTGCCTGCTACCGCGTCTCACGTGCTCAG GTTGCCTATGA
- the LOC109782491 gene encoding G-type lectin S-receptor-like serine/threonine-protein kinase At2g19130: MHLLLDIALLLFLYMSACSAATTETILAGQALTVNDKLVSRNGRYALGFFETSSKSSGNTNNWYLGIWFNTIPKFTSAWVANRDKPIKNITSLELTIYQDGNLVILNRSTKSIIWSTQANIKRNSTTAMLLSSGNLVLTDSSNTTEILWQSFDHPTDTFFPDAKLGWDKLTGLNRHIVSWKNSIDPATGGYRYELDHSGVNQLFVGPLSSSAPYWYSGPWNGKYFDLVPEMARDIIWRSKFVDMGHEKYYTYSLVQAKRITRHVIDVSGQVRVFVWSERSQDWQKVFAQPRSPCDVYSVCGPYTICNDNVALNCNCMKGFTITSPKDWELEDRTGGCSRKTLLDCISNKSTTHTTDNFYPVPCVGLPRNAAKVEVAKSLNECAQFCLNNCSCTAYSFSNGGCSIWHNELLNIRQLQCDGSTNSNGETLYLRLSAKDIQSLENNRKRIVIGVATGIGICALGLFALILLVMIWRNNRKSSGRILNDALGCNGIIAFRHTDLHRATKNFTEKLGRGSFGSVFKGLINDSVSIAVKRLDGAYQGEKQFRAEVSSIGAVQHINLVKLVGFCCEGSRRLLVYEYMPNLSLDVHLFQNNSTMLNRTARYQIALGVARGLAYLHESCRDCIIHCDIKPENILLDASFLPKIADFGMAKLLGRDHSRVLTTVRGTAGYLAPEWITGVPITPKVDVYSYGMVLLEIISGRRNSCGPCTSDGNLDIYFPVHATHKLLEGDVESLVDQKLDGNVNLDEAELVCKVACWCIQDEEVGRPTMGEVIQILEGLVDIRMPPIPRLLQAIGGSSHSTRV; the protein is encoded by the coding sequence ATGCATCTCCTCTTAGATATCGCATTGCTCCTCTTCCTGTACATGTCAGCATGTTCTGCCGCGACAACGGAGACCATCTTGGCCGGCCAAGCACTCACCGTCAACGACAAGCTCGTCTCCAGGAACGGCAGGTACGCGCTGGGCTTCTTCGAAACAAGCAGCAAATCCTCCGGAAACACTAACAATTGGTACCTCGGCATATGGTTCAATACGATCCCCAAATTTACTTCTGCATGGGTTGCAAATAGGGATAAGCCAATCAAGAATATCACCTCATTGGAGCTCACAATATACCAGGATGGCAACCTTGTCATCTTGAACCGGTCCACCAAGTCCATAATCTGGAGTACACAAGCAAACATCAAAAGAAATAGTACCACTGCTATGCTGTTGAGTAGTGGAAATCTCGTCCTAACAGACTCTTCAAACACAACAGAAATTTTGTGGCAGAGCTTTGATCACCCCACGGATACATTTTTCCCAGACGCGAAGCTTGGATGGGACAAGCTCACCGGTCTCAACCGCCATATTGTTTCTTGGAAGAACTCAATCGACCCAGCTACTGGTGGGTATCGTTACGAGTTAGACCATAGTGGTGTTAACCAGTTATTCGTTGGACCACTGAGCAGCTCTGCACCATATTGGTACAGTGGTCCATGGAACGGCAAATACTTTGACTTGGTTCCAGAGATGGCACGAGACATTATTTGGAGATCGAAATTTGTCGACATGGGCCATGAGAAGTACTACACATATAGCTTAGTGCAAGCCAAGAGGATTACTCGCCATGTTATTGACGTCTCGGGCCAAGTAAGGGTGTTCGTTTGGTCTGAGCGCTCACAGGACTGGCAGAAGGTCTTCGCCCAGCCAAGAAGTCCATGTGATGTCTATTCAGTTTGTGGACCTTACACAATTTGCAATGATAATGTGGCTCTAAACTGCAACTGTATGAAGGGCTTCACCATCACATCCCCCAAGGATTGGGAATTAGAAGATCGAACTGGTGGGTGCTCGAGAAAGACTTTGTTAGACTGCATTAGCAACAAAAGCACAACACATACCACAGACAACTTCTACCCTGTGCCATGTGTCGGGTTGCCCCGGAATGCTGCAAAAGTAGAAGTTGCTAAAAGTTTGAATGAGTGTGCACAATTTTGCCTGAATAACTGCTCTTGCACCGCGTATTCCTTCAGCAATGGTGGATGTTCTATCTGGCACAATGAACTGCTCAACATACGACAACTACAATGTGATGGCAGCACCAATTCAAATGGAGAAACTCTTTACCTTCGCCTTTCTGCTAAAGATATTCAAAGTTTGGAAAACAACAGAAAACGGATTGTCATTGGAGTTGCAACTGGTATAGGCATTTGTGCTCTAGGCTTATTCGCACTCATCCTCCTAGTAATGATTTGGAGAAACAACAGGAAAAGCTCTGGCCGCATACTGAATGATGCTCTAGGTTGTAATGGAATCATTGCATTTAGACACACCGATTTACACCGTGCAACGAAAAATTTCACAGAGAAGTTAGGGAGAGGCAGCTTTGGTTCTGTATTTAAGGGGCTTATAAATGATTCAGTTTCCATAGCAGTGAAGAGGCTTGATGGTGCTTATCAAGGAGAGAAGCAATTCAGAGCCGAAGTGAGCTCGATTGGAGCTGTTCAGCACATCAATTTAGTTAAGCTTGTTGGTTTCTGTTGTGAGGGTTCTAGGAGATTGCTTGTTTATGAATACATGCCGAACCTCTCTCTTGATGTCCATCTATTTCAAAACAATTCCACTATGTTGAATAGGACTGCTCGTTATCAGATAGCCCTGGGAGTTGCCAGAGGGTTAGCCTACTTGCATGAGAGCTGTCGAGACTGCATCATACACTGTGATATTAAACCAGAAAACATACTGCTTGATGCTTCATTCCTCCCAAAAATTGCAGACTTTGGGATGGCAAAGCTTCTAGGAAGGGATCATAGCCGAGTCTTGACTACAGTCAGAGGAACCGCAGGGTACCTTGCACCTGAATGGATTACTGGTGTTCCTATTACACCAAAAGTTGATGTTTATAGCTACGGGATGGTGTTGCTGGAAATAATATCTGGAAGGAGGAACTCGTGCGGACCATGTACCAGCGATGGCAACCTTGATATTTATTTCCCCGTGCATGCCACACATAAGCTTCTTGAAGGAGACGTCGAGAGTTTGGTAGATCAGAAGTTAGATGGTAATGTCAATCTGGATGAGGCTGAGCTGGTTTGCAAGGTTGCATGTTGGTGCATCCAAGATGAGGAGGTCGGTCGACCAACAATGGGAGAGGTGATCCAGATTCTTGAGGGTCTAGTTGATATCAGAATGCCCCCAATACCAAGACTACTTCAAGCTATTGGTGGAAGCTCGCATTCGACGCGCGTGTAA
- the LOC109782493 gene encoding uncharacterized protein isoform X5 — MRSRGFLCVASRRPDQPRPYSVQRALEGLRPCLVRPRRAGARSNRAPADFPCPRTPPSTKAYAGQPPASLPMDLLDAPEVSFPRRRSRSSPSSPPPAKVACYRVSRAQVQPI, encoded by the exons ATGAGATCCCGCGGCTTCTTATGCGTCGCGTCGCGTCGCCCAGACCAGCCGCGGCCCTACTCCGTCCAGCGCGCCCTCGAGGGCCTCCGCCCCTGCCTCGTCCGCCCTCGCCGCGCCGGCGCCCGCTCGAATCGAGCACCCGCCGACTTTCCTTGCCCGCGAACACCTCCCTCTACAAAAGCATATGCCGGGCAACCCCCAGCGAGTTTGCCCATGGACCTCTTGGATGCCCCGGAGGTGAG CTTCCCGCGCCGGAGATCAAGATCGTCGCCGTCTTCCCCACCGCCGGCAAAAGTTGCCTGCTACCGCGTCTCACGTGCTCAG GTACAACCCATCTAG